Proteins from one Juglans microcarpa x Juglans regia isolate MS1-56 chromosome 6S, Jm3101_v1.0, whole genome shotgun sequence genomic window:
- the LOC121236478 gene encoding mitochondrial pyruvate carrier 1-like, which produces MASFRAFLNSPVGPKTTHFWGPVANWGFVAAGLADMKKPPEMISGNMTAAMCIYSALFMRFAWMVQPRNYLLLTCHVSNETVQLYQLSRWAKGQGYLSEKKDKPVSQ; this is translated from the exons ATGGCTTCTTTCCGGGCATTCTTGAACAGTCCCGTTGGCCCTAAAACAACTCACTTTTGGGGACCTGTTGCCAATTGGGGATTCGTCGCTGCT GGTTTAGCGGACATGAAGAAACCCCCGGAAATGATTTCGGGCAACATGACAGCAG CAATGTGTATCTACTCGGCATTGTTCATGAGATTTGCGTGGATGGTACAGCCCCGCAACTATCTACTCCTGACATGTCATGTCTCGAACGAGACTGTGCAGCTCTATCAACTCTCACGATGGGCAAAGGGTCAGGG GTACTTGTCTGAGAAGAAGGACAAACCTGTATCTCAGTAA